From Xiphophorus hellerii strain 12219 chromosome 6, Xiphophorus_hellerii-4.1, whole genome shotgun sequence, the proteins below share one genomic window:
- the slc25a36a gene encoding solute carrier family 25 member 36-A → MSQRDTLVHLFAGGCGGTVGAILTCPLEVVKTRLQSSSITLYISEVQLSTVNGTSVARVSPPGPLHCLKLILEKEGPRSLFRGLGPNLVGVAPSRAIYFGAYSTAKEKLNGVLEPDSTQVHMLSAGMAGFTAITATNPIWLIKTRLQLDSRNRGERRMNAFECMRRVYQVDGLRGFYRGMSASYAGISETVIHFVIYESIKRKLLEYKVHNSMDEEDETSKDASDFVGMMLAAATSKTCATSLAYPHEVIRTRLREEGSKYRSFFQTLLTVPREEGYRALYRGLTTHLVRQIPNTAIMMCTYEVVVYLLGR, encoded by the exons ATGAGCCAAAGGGACACGCTGGTTCATTTGTTCGCCGGAGG ATGTGGTGGTACAGTAGGCGCCATTTTGACTTGTCCCCTGGAAGTGGTCAAAACCAGGTTGCAGTCGTCTTCCATCACACTGTACATTTCTGAAGTCCAGCTCAGCACCGTTAATGGAACCAGCGTTGCCCGTGTTTCTCCACCGGGACCCCTGCATTGTCTCAA gttgATCTTAGAGAAAGAAGGTCCTCGCTCGCTGTTCAGAGGACTTGGCCCCAACCTTGTAGGAGTGGCACCTTCCAG GGCAATCTACTTCGGAGCCTATTCAACAGCCAAGGAGAAGCTGAATGGAGTTCTGGAGCCAGACTCGACCCAGGTGCACATGTTGTCCGCTGGGATGGCAG GGTTCACCGCCATCACAGCCACCAACCCAATCTGGCTGATCAAGACCCGTCTGCAGCTGGACTCCAG GAACCGAGGAGAGCGGCGCATGAACGCGTTTGAGTGCATGCGGCGGGTGTACCAGGTGGATGGCCTCCGAGGTTTCTACAGGGGGATGTCAGCCTCATACGCTGGCATCTCTGAGACTGTGATCCACTTTGTGATCTATGAAAGTATCAAAAGAAAACTGCTCGAGTACAAAGTCCACAACAGCATGGACGAAGAGGACGAGACTTCTAAGGATGCGTCAGACTTTGTGGGCATGATGCTCGCAGCAGCCACATCCAAGACCTGTGCCACCTCCCTCGCCTATCCCCATG AAGTGATCCGCACGCGACTACGAGAAGAAGGCAGCAAGTATCGCTCCTTCTTCCAAACTCTTCTGACTGTCCCCAGAGAGGAGGGATACCGGGCGCTGTACCGCGGCCTGACCACGCACCTCGTCAGACAGATTCCTAACACTGCTATTATGATGTGCACCTACGAGGTGGTGGTCTACCTGCTCGGCCGCTAG